Proteins from one Catenuloplanes atrovinosus genomic window:
- a CDS encoding ADP-ribosylglycohydrolase family protein → MTMVDLCRDSLDGLSVGDALGAQFFVPGTRPDRLPDGPWPWTDDTEMACAITASLRAGAPLDQDALAALFGEHFEPYRGYGGGAVVLLRQLREGASWRDVAPAAFGGQGSMGNGAAMRVAPLGAFHAGDSRTAAREALRSAEITHAHPEAIIGAVAVAVAAAEAGWARTVSDRPEPADLLDVVHGYLVGGQVADGVARARRLLGVSVAEAAYELGNGSRVLAQDTVPFALWTAVTYLNDFPGAILACVEAGGDVDTTGAIVGGIVASYTGRDGIPGEWLARREPLPSYALNVS, encoded by the coding sequence ATGACGATGGTGGATCTCTGCCGGGACAGCCTGGACGGGCTGTCGGTGGGCGACGCGCTCGGCGCCCAGTTCTTCGTTCCGGGCACGCGGCCGGACAGGCTTCCGGACGGGCCGTGGCCCTGGACGGACGACACCGAGATGGCCTGCGCGATCACGGCCTCGCTGCGGGCGGGTGCGCCGCTCGATCAGGACGCGCTGGCGGCGCTGTTCGGGGAGCATTTCGAGCCCTACCGCGGATACGGCGGGGGAGCGGTGGTGCTGCTGCGGCAGTTGCGCGAGGGTGCGTCCTGGCGGGACGTGGCGCCGGCCGCGTTCGGCGGGCAGGGGTCGATGGGGAACGGGGCGGCGATGCGGGTCGCGCCGCTCGGCGCGTTCCACGCCGGGGACTCGCGGACCGCGGCCCGGGAGGCGCTGCGCTCCGCGGAGATCACGCACGCGCATCCGGAGGCGATCATCGGCGCGGTCGCCGTGGCGGTCGCGGCGGCGGAGGCCGGGTGGGCGCGGACGGTGAGTGACCGGCCGGAGCCCGCGGACCTGCTCGACGTGGTGCACGGATATCTCGTCGGCGGTCAGGTGGCCGACGGTGTGGCCCGGGCCCGGCGGCTACTCGGGGTGAGCGTGGCGGAGGCCGCGTACGAGCTCGGCAACGGATCGCGGGTGCTCGCGCAGGACACGGTGCCGTTCGCGCTGTGGACCGCGGTCACGTATCTGAACGACTTTCCGGGCGCCATCCTGGCGTGCGTGGAGGCGGGCGGGGACGTCGACACCACCGGCGCGATCGTGGGCGGGATTGTGGCGTCCTATACGGGGCGTGACGGAATTCCGGGGGAGTGGCTGGCGCGGCGCGAGCCGTTGCCGTCGTATGCGCTAAACGTTTCCTAG
- a CDS encoding alpha/beta hydrolase — MRFSLGALLADVPADQVAQAREFYRTRVAGRGPSDLDELAEMRATRSAPVPADPPAVEETIGGRVPVRILTPAGGPPRGVYLDIHGGGFYLDSAARGDVRNRALAEALRLAVVSVDYRLAPEHPWPAAPDDCETAALWLAEHAEARFGASRLAIGGTSAGATLAMATLLRLRDRGLAGRVAAAVLLYGTYDLSARTPAGRRIADEYFIRAYAGHVADRTVPDVSPVYGDPRGLPPALLVVGAADVLLEDNLVMAARLAAAGNDVDLRVYPEAPHGFTLHATALARTALRDADAWLSDRC, encoded by the coding sequence ATGCGGTTCTCGCTCGGTGCGCTGCTGGCCGACGTGCCCGCGGATCAGGTCGCGCAGGCCCGGGAGTTCTACCGGACCAGGGTCGCCGGGCGCGGCCCGAGCGATCTCGACGAGCTGGCCGAGATGCGGGCGACGCGATCCGCGCCGGTTCCCGCCGACCCGCCCGCGGTCGAGGAGACGATCGGCGGGCGGGTGCCGGTCCGGATTCTCACGCCGGCCGGCGGGCCACCGCGCGGTGTCTACCTGGACATTCACGGCGGCGGGTTCTATCTGGACTCGGCGGCGCGCGGCGACGTGCGCAACCGCGCGCTGGCGGAGGCGCTGCGGCTGGCCGTGGTGAGCGTCGACTACCGGCTGGCGCCCGAGCATCCGTGGCCGGCCGCGCCGGACGACTGCGAGACGGCCGCGCTCTGGCTGGCCGAGCACGCCGAGGCCCGGTTCGGCGCGTCCCGACTGGCGATCGGCGGCACCTCCGCCGGGGCCACGCTCGCGATGGCGACGCTGCTGCGGCTGCGCGATCGCGGCCTGGCCGGCCGCGTCGCCGCCGCGGTGCTGCTGTACGGCACGTACGACCTGAGCGCGCGCACGCCGGCCGGCCGCCGCATCGCCGACGAGTACTTCATCCGCGCGTACGCCGGGCACGTCGCGGACCGCACCGTGCCGGACGTCTCGCCCGTCTACGGCGACCCGCGCGGGCTCCCGCCGGCGCTGCTGGTCGTCGGCGCCGCGGACGTGCTGCTGGAGGACAACCTGGTCATGGCGGCCCGGCTCGCCGCCGCCGGCAACGACGTGGACCTGCGCGTCTACCCGGAGGCCCCGCACGGCTTCACGCTGCACGCCACCGCCCTGGCCCGCACCGCCCTGCGCGACGCGGACGCCTGGCTGAGCGACCGCTGCTGA